In Scomber japonicus isolate fScoJap1 chromosome 20, fScoJap1.pri, whole genome shotgun sequence, the genomic window cagaactttgagaaaaagcCGTAATATTATGAGAATTTAGTCATGAATTTTTTGTAAGTCAAAATTTTAAGGGGGAAAAGTCGTAATATATCAAAACTAGAATTGcactattataaaaaaaaacaaaaaaaaaaacaggtatgATATTTGGCCATAAATATATACAGGTAACATGTATTTcgaaaataagacaaaaaaaaaattctaatatTATTCTCACATGTTTAGAATAAAATGGTAatattttgataaaaaaaactataatgaTAACAACTAAATCACAAAATTAGTTATACTTCAACAATATAACAACCAAAATGGTATAATTAGATTGGGTGGATCAGCTTAGATTTATGTTTTAGCATTACAGTTcaattacatatatttttggCTTATATAAACATGTTCTGACTGTAGTGCACAACAAcctcaaaatatatttaatacttCATAAGTGTTTTTTGCTACAACAACTATTTCTTTCACCTCCATTAGTTAGGTATTCTGACATTTTCCCCCTAATCATGACTTTATTCTCACAATCTAAtgtttttcttcaaatattATGACTGTACCCTcaaaatttctttttttccccctggagtggccctaatactccatCACACTTCtgcctctcctctgtgtcacagagaaaacaaacattcagtCATCCCAGCCAAAAAAACGCCCCGTCATCTGGTAGAACTTCATGTTGAAGGGTCTGTAGAAGTCCCGTAGCCTCTGCACCACCTCAGGGTTAATGTTCGGGTGGGTCCGCCCTTTGGTTTTACCCAGGCAGTGGGGCTTGCTGCTGCCTTCTGCCTTCTTGAGGCATGGGAAACCCTTGGTCTGGTTGAAGTAAAAGTGTTTGTCTGTGATGATCCTCTTGAGTCCCAGGAAGTCCTGCACGCGGCCCAGCTCTCCGGCCGGGTCGCTGATTAGCCGCTCGCCGCTCACAAACAGGATCTGGCCCATGGGGAAGTACTGCAGCCAGTTGTCCAGGTGCTTGGCGTAGATGCCGATCTGGATGGCGCTCCATGAGGTGTCGATGAGCCCCGTAGTCCTGTTTTTGAAGGTGAGGCTCTCGAAAGAGGGAATGTCAGGCTTCTTagacagtgtctgtgtgtagtcTGAGATAGCCCTGGTGACGGGGTCCCTCACTACGACAATCAGCTTGGTGTCCCGGGACATGGCGGAGATGCGGGCTGGAGCCTCTCTGGTTACAAAGTAGCTGGGGGTTTTCTCCATGGTGATCTGTCCCTCTAGGGTCTTGGGCATTAACTCCCtgagcagagaaaagaaaaagagaaggaaaaaaagaaagtgaaaaattTGTTTGACCTGCACCTTGGACTGAAACACACTCGCGAACCATCACAGTTGTTCAACTGCTCTTATTACAATAAACATTACAACTGGATGAACTCTGGGTCATCAAATATTTAGAATCCAATCAATCAAGAATAACATTGGAAACAGTTTATttgctgtagtttatttatttgatctttATCGCGTCTTTTTCTTCATGCTCAATTAGCTGCCAAAAGGCGTGACCAAATGTTGATTTGCAGTTTTGGCGCAGCACTTTGCTTGGGCACGTCTCTGGATGTGGAGACATTCTTGTGGTGATAGCATGCAGATGCTAATTCAAGTATTCCTTGATGTAGCCTGAGGGCCCATGGCATCAAGAGGGGCAACTCCCATGGGTCCATTTGAAAGCGGATATTCTTTCCTATCATATGGCGCAAAAAGAAGAATGTCAATCTCTATACCCATACTATGTAGTGCTGGTTATAAAATATTGATACTTGAGCTGAAAGGCTCTCTCAGCATTATTAATCACCTTCCTGTCTTTCACAGTGTCCAAAGAGTGATGGAAAAACATCGGAAAACTATTTCAATGCTCTAATTTCTCTTCCATCTGACAGTGAAAAATTAGTGTTTTTCTTCACACAgaacattgtatttatttgaaacaTAATAATTTTGGGTATTGCTTAGTGGGTTTAACAATTCCTCTTAGGCAATGTGAACACACAGTGAAGCAACTGTAATCACTGACTCATTCAAAATGCGCTCACCTCTTTGAAACTAAATGCTGGTGATGAAATTTGCTCATAAATCACGTAACAAACTTTTACATAAACAAGGTTCAACTAGGCAAATCCAGAGGTACTAACATTTATTTGGCAAAATATTCACGACAGCTTGAGTCATTTTTCACTCGAAACTCACAAAAAAAGGATGGGAAACAAGCTAATCCATTCAGCCATGCCACACCTCTACTCCTACTTCTCTGTCTCCACTTTCCTTCTGCCCAGCCGCCTTAAGGACAGTGACCCCAAGCAAAGTGGGTAAAAGCAGCCCATGAATGATTAACGCGCCCTCCCCCTGCCATTTAGAGCCGCTGCAGAATACAGCTTTAAAATTCACCAAAGTACAGAATGCGGGTGTCAATTATTCATCTGCTTGGCTGGTGCTGCTTAAAGTGAGGACTGGCGCTGACAAAGTGGCCAAGCTGCTCCCTGGGTAGATGAAGTTTGCCACCCGTGACAGAACTAACTGAGACGCTAAAAGAGGGAGGTCCTCTGCAATTTCTAaagactgaagaagaagaagtctcaACATTCTGTTGTTTGGAGGACCATGCGGTGGCACCCAGCAGCAAATGTGAGCTTCTTCCTGCCAGCGAGTGCCTTTTCCTGGTGTGATGGGCACAGTTTGTCTGCCTTGCAATGAGTCTGGTAAACAAGCAGGCTCCGTTTCACATACACAGAACGAAATGAGGCAGAGAGCGCTGAAGTCTTTTGCTGAGGATGAGCTTTACACAAACAGAGCGTGTTTCTGAAAGGACACCAGCTGTCATGACGAATGCGACGGCTGGTTTCACTGATGACTTTCCTCAAACAGGTCCTCCAAATGAAACCGTAATGTattgtaaccccccccccccaagaatGACATATGCATGCCTTTTCTAATTTGACGCCACTCTCGACAAGATATGATTTGTCTGTTccctacaataaaaacaatgttcTCATCTGACACCACTAGGTCCAACTCGCTCTTCATGCCTTTCAACAATGTTACACTTTTTCTGCTTTTGCTCCAGACAAATGAGACTCATAATTCAAGAGTAATAAGTTGTTTTCTTGAGAGTATTGGACATTCTCCTTTCCTCAGTCAACACTCCTACTACTTTCTTTTACTCTACCAAAAAAATGgataatgaaaaacaacaacatttggaTTGgagaaatatggaaa contains:
- the LOC128381265 gene encoding heparan sulfate glucosamine 3-O-sulfotransferase 3A1-like; this translates as MAFSRISKLDPPSRGIFRKAAVMLGSLLTSLFLLHCLADRHSTTLPSPVKHSPSRLFEDLRSQRTKRLVYEWTAGSELTDYGATRRSSRVLADERAGQALEVSEESLILPPPDLVASRKVSPRFAGKLSPLGEGSKKLPQALIIGVKKGGTRALLEFLRVHPDIRAVGAEPHFFDRNYENGLEWYRELMPKTLEGQITMEKTPSYFVTREAPARISAMSRDTKLIVVVRDPVTRAISDYTQTLSKKPDIPSFESLTFKNRTTGLIDTSWSAIQIGIYAKHLDNWLQYFPMGQILFVSGERLISDPAGELGRVQDFLGLKRIITDKHFYFNQTKGFPCLKKAEGSSKPHCLGKTKGRTHPNINPEVVQRLRDFYRPFNMKFYQMTGRFFGWDD